A genomic stretch from Streptomyces venezuelae ATCC 10712 includes:
- the argJ gene encoding bifunctional glutamate N-acetyltransferase/amino-acid acetyltransferase ArgJ: protein MSVTAAKGFTAAGIAAGIKQNGNPDLALVVNTGPRRAAAGVFTSNRVKAAPVVWSQQVLADGELTAVVLNSGGANACTGPQGFQDTHATAEKVAEVLSAQGTEVGAGEVAVASTGLIGVLLPMDKLLPGVEKAAAELSEHGGEKAAIAIKTTDTVHKTSVVTKDGWTVGGMAKGAGMLAPGLATMLVVLTTDADVDASGLDGALRGATRVTFDRVDSDGCMSTNDTVLLLASGASGVTPAQDAFAGAVREVCDDLARQLIGDAEGASKDIRIEVVNAATEDDAVEVGRSIARNNLLKCAIHGEDPNWGRVLSAIGTTAAAFEPDELNVAINGVWVCKNGSVGEDRDLVDMRYREVTITADLAAGTESAVIWANDLTADYVHENSAYSS from the coding sequence GTGAGTGTCACCGCAGCGAAGGGATTCACGGCGGCCGGCATCGCCGCCGGGATCAAGCAGAACGGCAACCCGGACCTGGCCCTCGTGGTCAACACCGGGCCGCGCCGCGCCGCCGCGGGAGTCTTCACCTCCAACCGCGTCAAGGCCGCCCCGGTCGTCTGGTCCCAGCAGGTCCTCGCCGACGGCGAACTGACCGCCGTCGTCCTCAACTCCGGCGGCGCCAACGCCTGCACCGGCCCCCAGGGCTTCCAGGACACCCACGCCACCGCCGAGAAGGTCGCCGAGGTCCTCAGCGCCCAGGGCACCGAGGTCGGCGCGGGCGAGGTCGCCGTCGCCTCCACCGGCCTCATCGGCGTCCTGCTCCCCATGGACAAGCTCCTGCCCGGCGTCGAGAAGGCCGCGGCCGAGCTCTCCGAGCACGGCGGCGAGAAGGCCGCCATCGCCATCAAGACCACCGACACCGTCCACAAGACCTCCGTGGTGACCAAGGACGGCTGGACGGTCGGCGGCATGGCCAAGGGCGCGGGCATGCTCGCCCCCGGTCTCGCCACCATGCTCGTCGTCCTCACCACCGACGCCGACGTCGACGCGAGCGGCCTCGACGGCGCGCTCCGGGGCGCCACCCGCGTCACCTTCGACCGGGTCGACTCCGACGGCTGCATGTCCACCAACGACACCGTCCTCCTCCTCGCCTCCGGCGCCTCCGGCGTCACCCCGGCGCAGGACGCGTTCGCCGGAGCCGTACGGGAGGTCTGCGACGACCTCGCGCGGCAGCTCATCGGCGACGCCGAGGGCGCCAGCAAGGACATCCGCATCGAGGTGGTCAACGCCGCCACCGAGGACGACGCCGTCGAGGTGGGCCGGTCCATCGCCCGTAACAACCTCCTCAAGTGCGCCATCCACGGCGAGGACCCCAACTGGGGCCGGGTGCTGTCCGCCATCGGCACCACCGCCGCCGCGTTCGAGCCCGACGAGCTGAACGTCGCCATCAACGGCGTCTGGGTGTGCAAGAACGGCTCCGTCGGCGAGGACCGCGACCTGGTCGACATGCGCTACCGGGAGGTCACCATCACCGCCGACCTCGCCGCCGGCACCGAGTCCGCCGTCATCTGGGCGAACGACCTCACGGCCGACTACGTCCACGAGAACAGCGCGTACTCGTCATGA
- a CDS encoding glycerophosphodiester phosphodiesterase, translating into MTQGERRIPARRTVLGAAGATVLGASTALAAGTGAAQAAESRTAGAAHGHGRGYRSLPVPTVIAHRGASGYRPEHTLGSYRHALDLGAHVIEQDLVPTKDGHLVCRHENDITGTTDVADHPEFASRKTTKSVDGVSLTGWFTEDFTLAELKTLRAKERIPAVRQENTLYDGRWTVPTFEEVLRWADEEGRRRGREIWLHVETKHPSYFRSLGLGLEERLAKLLRRYGRHRANSPVFLQSFEPSSIQRLAKLVDSPGVVLLSGATSRPWDFVQAGDPRTVADLVTPGGLRWIASYARGIGPTLDLVIPKDASGRLGDPTTLVRDAHAAGLILHPYTHRNENSFLPADFRRGTDPTAYGDSFGALKTYLATGIDGIFSDNPDTALLGAADFTARD; encoded by the coding sequence ATGACCCAGGGCGAACGCCGGATCCCGGCCCGGCGCACGGTTCTCGGAGCGGCGGGCGCCACCGTCCTCGGCGCCTCCACGGCCCTCGCCGCCGGTACGGGCGCGGCGCAGGCCGCCGAATCGCGGACCGCCGGCGCGGCACACGGCCACGGGCGCGGCTACCGCTCCCTGCCCGTCCCCACCGTCATCGCCCACCGCGGCGCCAGCGGCTACCGCCCCGAGCACACCCTCGGCTCCTACCGGCACGCCCTCGACCTCGGCGCCCACGTCATCGAGCAGGACCTCGTCCCCACCAAGGACGGACACCTCGTCTGCCGCCACGAGAACGACATCACCGGCACCACCGATGTCGCCGACCACCCCGAGTTCGCCTCCCGGAAGACCACCAAGAGCGTCGACGGGGTCTCCCTCACCGGCTGGTTCACCGAGGACTTCACGCTCGCCGAGCTCAAGACCCTGCGGGCCAAGGAGCGCATTCCGGCCGTCCGCCAGGAGAACACCCTGTACGACGGCCGCTGGACGGTCCCCACCTTCGAGGAGGTGCTGCGCTGGGCCGACGAGGAGGGCCGCCGCCGGGGCCGCGAGATCTGGCTGCACGTCGAGACCAAGCACCCCAGCTACTTCCGCTCCCTCGGCCTCGGCCTGGAGGAGCGCCTCGCCAAGCTGCTGCGCCGGTACGGCCGTCACCGCGCGAACTCCCCGGTCTTCCTCCAGTCCTTCGAGCCCAGCAGCATCCAGCGGCTCGCGAAGCTGGTCGACTCGCCCGGCGTGGTCCTGCTCTCCGGCGCGACCAGCCGCCCCTGGGACTTCGTGCAGGCCGGGGACCCGCGCACGGTCGCCGACCTGGTCACGCCGGGGGGCCTGCGCTGGATCGCCTCGTACGCCCGGGGCATCGGTCCCACGCTCGACCTGGTGATCCCGAAGGACGCGAGCGGCCGCCTCGGCGACCCGACCACGCTGGTGCGGGACGCGCACGCGGCGGGCCTGATCCTCCACCCGTACACCCACCGCAACGAGAACTCCTTCCTGCCGGCGGACTTCCGCAGGGGCACCGACCCGACGGCGTACGGGGACTCCTTCGGGGCCCTGAAGACCTACCTGGCGACGGGGATCGACGGCATCTTCTCCGACAACCCGGACACCGCCCTGCTGGGCGCCGCGGACTTCACCGCCCGGGACTGA
- a CDS encoding TetR/AcrR family transcriptional regulator — protein sequence MSVDRTQVLRAAAALLTRKATATMDEVARAAGIGRATLHRHFAGRDALVRALEELGLQELEAALDRAGLDDGPEDEAVRRLVAEVEHVAPLLSFLVTENQLFEGDQQNEGWALLDARVSALFRRGQESGVFRIDLTPAWLTEAFYGLVGSGAWAVQDGRVAAKDFQYMIAELLLGGARRSVEK from the coding sequence ATGTCAGTCGATCGCACCCAGGTGCTCCGCGCCGCCGCCGCCCTGCTCACCCGCAAGGCGACCGCCACGATGGACGAGGTCGCCCGGGCCGCCGGGATCGGGCGGGCCACGCTGCACCGGCACTTCGCCGGGCGGGACGCCCTGGTGCGGGCGCTCGAAGAGCTCGGGCTGCAGGAACTGGAGGCGGCGCTCGACCGGGCCGGGCTCGACGACGGGCCCGAGGACGAGGCCGTACGACGGCTCGTCGCCGAAGTGGAGCACGTCGCGCCCCTGCTGTCCTTCCTCGTCACCGAGAACCAGCTCTTCGAGGGCGACCAGCAGAACGAAGGCTGGGCCCTCCTCGACGCCCGCGTCTCCGCGCTCTTCCGGCGCGGCCAGGAAAGCGGCGTCTTCCGCATCGACCTGACCCCCGCCTGGCTCACCGAGGCCTTCTACGGGCTCGTCGGTTCCGGCGCCTGGGCCGTGCAGGACGGCCGGGTCGCCGCCAAGGACTTCCAGTACATGATCGCCGAGCTGCTGCTCGGCGGAGCGCGCAGGAGCGTGGAGAAGTGA
- a CDS encoding arginine repressor → MTDAQENEHGGPSVPQTRTARHRRIVDILNRQPVRSQSQLAKLLADDGLSVTQATLSRDLDELGAVKIRNTGGELIYAVPSEGGFRTPQAPLGESAKEERMRRLSGELLIAAEASANLVVLRTPPGAAQFLASAIDQAELHAILGTIAGDDTLLLISRDPDGGQALADHLLKLAQK, encoded by the coding sequence ATGACCGACGCGCAGGAAAATGAGCACGGCGGGCCGTCCGTTCCGCAGACCCGCACCGCACGCCACCGCAGGATCGTCGACATCCTCAACCGGCAGCCGGTGCGCTCGCAGAGCCAGCTCGCCAAGCTCCTCGCGGACGACGGGCTGAGCGTCACCCAGGCGACGCTCTCCCGCGACCTCGACGAGCTGGGCGCGGTGAAGATCCGCAACACCGGCGGTGAGCTCATCTACGCGGTGCCGAGCGAGGGCGGATTCCGCACCCCGCAGGCCCCGCTGGGCGAGTCCGCCAAGGAGGAGCGCATGCGGCGCCTCTCCGGGGAACTGCTGATCGCCGCCGAGGCGTCCGCCAACCTGGTGGTCCTGCGGACGCCGCCGGGCGCCGCCCAGTTCCTCGCGTCGGCCATCGACCAGGCCGAACTCCACGCCATCCTCGGCACGATCGCCGGTGACGACACGCTGCTGCTCATCAGCCGCGACCCGGACGGCGGCCAGGCGCTCGCCGACCACCTGCTGAAGCTGGCGCAGAAGTAG
- a CDS encoding lysophospholipid acyltransferase family protein, giving the protein MSRLAIIKAVLGPVMRLMFRPRVEGAENIPGTGPVILAGNHLTFIDSMIMPICLDRPVYFIGKDEYVTGKGIKGRAMAWFFTSVGMIPVDRDGGRGGVAALMTGRRVLEEGKIFSIYPEGTRSPDGRLYRGRTGIARLTLMTGAPVVPFAMIGTDKIQPGGAGFPRPGKVTVRFGEAMEFSRYDGMDRDRYVLRAVTDSVMAEVMRLSGQEYVDMYATKAKAA; this is encoded by the coding sequence TTGTCCCGTCTCGCGATCATCAAGGCAGTGCTCGGGCCGGTCATGCGCCTGATGTTCCGCCCCCGCGTGGAGGGCGCCGAGAACATCCCGGGGACCGGTCCCGTCATCCTCGCGGGCAACCACCTGACCTTCATCGACTCGATGATCATGCCGATCTGCCTGGACCGTCCGGTCTACTTCATCGGCAAGGACGAGTACGTGACGGGCAAGGGCATCAAGGGCCGGGCCATGGCCTGGTTCTTCACCAGCGTCGGCATGATCCCGGTGGACCGGGACGGCGGCCGCGGCGGTGTGGCGGCCCTGATGACCGGGCGCCGGGTCCTCGAGGAGGGCAAGATCTTCTCGATCTACCCCGAGGGCACCCGCTCCCCCGACGGCCGGCTGTACCGGGGCCGTACGGGCATCGCCCGGCTGACCCTGATGACGGGCGCGCCGGTGGTCCCGTTCGCGATGATCGGCACCGACAAGATCCAGCCGGGCGGCGCGGGCTTCCCGCGCCCGGGCAAGGTGACGGTCCGCTTCGGCGAGGCGATGGAGTTCTCGCGGTACGACGGGATGGACCGCGACCGCTATGTGCTGCGGGCGGTGACGGACTCGGTGATGGCCGAGGTCATGCGGCTCTCGGGCCAGGAGTACGTGGACATGTACGCCACGAAGGCGAAGGCCGCGTAG
- a CDS encoding acetylornithine transaminase — MMSGTTEPGTAESGTTEPGTTEPGTTEPGTTGTGNEQLTARWQGSLMDNYGTPRLPLVRGEGAKVWDADGTEYLDFVGGIAVNALGHGHPAIVEAVTRQIGTLGHVSNLFVAEPPVALAERLLALFGRPGKVFFCNSGAEAVEGAFKLGRLTGRPHMVATQGGFHGRTMGSLALTGQPAKQTPFLPLPGDVTHVPYGDVEALRAAVTEDTALVIIEPIQGENGVVVPPPGYLKAAREITRATGTLLVLDEVQTGIGRCGHWFEYQAHEGVEPDVVTLAKGLGGGLPIGATVAFGPAADLFGPGHHGTTFGGNPVACAAGLAVLDTLGADAALDHVKAVGERLRQGIEGLGHPLVSHVRGAGLLLGIVLTESLAPQVQQAAQDAGLLVNAPAPDVVRIMPPLVLTDAEADAFVQALPGVLDVANGQGRTGE; from the coding sequence ATGATGAGCGGCACCACGGAACCCGGGACCGCGGAATCCGGGACCACGGAACCCGGCACCACGGAACCCGGGACCACGGAACCGGGCACCACCGGCACCGGGAACGAGCAGCTCACCGCACGGTGGCAGGGCTCCCTCATGGACAACTACGGCACCCCCCGGCTGCCCCTCGTCCGCGGCGAGGGCGCCAAGGTCTGGGACGCCGACGGCACCGAGTACCTCGACTTCGTCGGCGGCATCGCGGTCAACGCCCTCGGGCACGGCCACCCGGCGATCGTCGAGGCCGTCACCCGGCAGATCGGCACCCTCGGCCACGTCTCCAACCTCTTCGTCGCCGAACCGCCCGTGGCCCTCGCCGAGCGGCTGCTCGCCCTCTTCGGCCGGCCCGGCAAGGTCTTCTTCTGCAACTCCGGCGCCGAGGCCGTCGAAGGCGCCTTCAAGCTCGGCCGGCTCACCGGCCGCCCGCACATGGTCGCCACCCAGGGCGGCTTCCACGGCCGGACCATGGGCTCCCTGGCGCTCACCGGCCAGCCCGCCAAGCAGACGCCGTTCCTGCCGCTGCCCGGCGACGTCACGCACGTGCCGTACGGCGACGTCGAGGCGCTGCGCGCCGCCGTCACCGAGGACACCGCCCTCGTGATCATCGAGCCCATCCAGGGCGAGAACGGCGTGGTCGTGCCGCCGCCCGGCTACCTCAAGGCGGCCCGGGAGATCACCCGTGCCACCGGCACCCTCCTCGTCCTCGACGAGGTGCAGACCGGAATCGGCCGCTGCGGCCACTGGTTCGAGTACCAGGCGCACGAGGGCGTCGAGCCCGATGTCGTGACCCTCGCCAAGGGTCTCGGCGGTGGTCTCCCGATCGGCGCGACCGTCGCCTTCGGCCCCGCGGCCGACCTCTTCGGGCCGGGTCACCACGGCACGACCTTCGGCGGCAACCCGGTGGCCTGCGCCGCAGGACTCGCCGTTCTCGACACCCTGGGCGCCGACGCGGCCCTCGACCACGTGAAGGCGGTCGGGGAGCGGCTGAGGCAGGGAATCGAAGGTCTCGGCCACCCGCTGGTCTCCCACGTCCGTGGTGCGGGCCTTCTGCTGGGTATCGTGCTCACGGAGTCCCTCGCACCGCAGGTGCAGCAGGCGGCTCAGGACGCCGGCCTCCTGGTGAACGCGCCCGCCCCCGATGTCGTACGGATCATGCCTCCGCTGGTCCTCACCGACGCCGAGGCGGACGCCTTCGTCCAGGCGCTGCCCGGGGTCCTCGACGTGGCGAACGGGCAAGGACGAACCGGAGAATGA
- the argH gene encoding argininosuccinate lyase, protein MSSNNGDVRLWGGRFADGPAEALAKLSASVHFDWRLAPYDIAGSRAHARVLHKAGLLTDDELTGMLAGLDQLEADVADGTLVGTIADEDVHTALERGLLERVGPELGGKLRAGRSRNDQVATLFRMYLRDHARIIGGLVADLQDALVGLAEAHPDVAMPGRTHLQHAQPVLFAHHVLAHAQALSRDAERLRQWDTRTAVSPYGSGALAGSSLGLDPEAVAKDLGFERGSVGNSIDGTASRDFVAEFSFITAMIGVNISRIAEEIIIWNTKEFSFVTLHDAFSTGSSIMPQKKNPDIAELARGKSGRLIGNLSGLMATLKALPLAYNRDLQEDKEPVFDSCDQLEVLLPAFTGMMATLTVNRERMEELAPAGFSLATDIAEWLVKQGVPFRVAHEVAGECVKVAESEGKELDELTDEQFAKISEHLTPEVRTVLNVPGALASRDGRGGTAPSAVATQLIEVKADLVVQHAWAEAKK, encoded by the coding sequence GTGAGCAGCAACAACGGTGACGTCCGGCTCTGGGGCGGACGGTTCGCCGACGGGCCCGCCGAGGCCCTGGCGAAGCTGTCCGCGTCGGTCCACTTCGACTGGCGCCTCGCGCCGTACGACATCGCCGGTTCCCGCGCCCACGCGCGCGTGCTGCACAAGGCCGGGCTGCTCACCGACGACGAGCTGACCGGCATGCTCGCCGGACTCGACCAACTGGAGGCGGACGTCGCCGACGGCACCCTCGTCGGCACCATCGCGGACGAGGACGTCCACACCGCCCTGGAGCGGGGCCTGCTGGAGCGCGTCGGCCCGGAGCTCGGCGGCAAGCTGCGCGCCGGCCGGTCCCGCAACGACCAGGTCGCCACGCTCTTCCGGATGTACCTGCGCGACCACGCCCGGATCATCGGCGGCCTTGTCGCCGACCTCCAGGACGCCCTCGTCGGCCTCGCCGAGGCGCACCCGGACGTCGCCATGCCCGGCCGTACGCACCTCCAGCACGCCCAGCCCGTGCTCTTCGCCCACCACGTCCTCGCCCACGCCCAGGCGCTCTCCCGGGACGCCGAGCGGCTGCGGCAGTGGGACACCCGTACGGCGGTCTCCCCGTACGGCTCCGGCGCCCTGGCCGGCTCCTCCCTGGGGCTCGACCCGGAGGCGGTCGCCAAGGACCTGGGCTTCGAGCGCGGCTCCGTCGGCAACTCGATCGACGGCACGGCCTCGCGTGACTTCGTCGCCGAGTTCTCCTTCATCACCGCGATGATCGGCGTCAACATCTCGCGGATCGCCGAGGAGATCATCATCTGGAACACGAAGGAGTTCTCCTTCGTGACCCTCCACGACGCCTTCTCCACCGGCTCGTCGATCATGCCGCAGAAGAAGAACCCCGACATCGCGGAGCTCGCCCGGGGCAAGTCGGGCCGTCTCATCGGCAACCTCAGCGGTCTCATGGCCACGCTCAAGGCCCTGCCGCTCGCCTACAACCGGGACCTCCAGGAGGACAAGGAGCCGGTCTTCGACTCCTGCGACCAGCTGGAGGTCCTGCTGCCCGCCTTCACCGGCATGATGGCCACGCTCACGGTCAACCGGGAGCGCATGGAGGAGCTGGCCCCGGCCGGCTTCTCGCTCGCGACCGACATCGCCGAGTGGCTGGTCAAGCAGGGCGTGCCGTTCCGGGTGGCGCACGAGGTGGCCGGCGAGTGCGTGAAGGTCGCCGAGTCCGAGGGCAAGGAGCTGGACGAGCTGACGGACGAGCAGTTCGCCAAGATCTCCGAGCACCTCACCCCCGAGGTCCGCACGGTCCTCAACGTCCCCGGCGCCCTCGCCTCCCGCGACGGCCGCGGCGGCACCGCCCCCTCGGCGGTCGCCACCCAGCTCATCGAGGTCAAGGCCGACCTGGTGGTCCAGCACGCCTGGGCCGAGGCCAAGAAGTAA
- a CDS encoding HAD domain-containing protein, protein MTKPLLLIDVDGPLNPYAAQRERRPEGYTTHRMRPTGWSGTKPLRVWLNPAHGDELLALAEAYELVWATTWKGEANDWIGPPLGLPELPFIDWPQMHGKAPRGTFWKTQYILEYAAGRPFAWMDDDITAYDHEYVERNHLAAALLLGVDPRLGLLRPDFDALAEWAAAL, encoded by the coding sequence ATGACGAAGCCACTGCTGCTGATCGACGTCGACGGACCGCTGAATCCCTATGCGGCACAGCGCGAGCGGCGCCCGGAGGGGTACACGACGCACCGGATGCGGCCGACCGGCTGGTCCGGGACGAAGCCGCTGCGGGTGTGGCTGAATCCCGCGCACGGGGACGAGCTGCTCGCGTTGGCGGAGGCGTACGAGCTGGTCTGGGCGACGACATGGAAGGGCGAGGCGAACGACTGGATCGGGCCTCCGCTCGGGCTGCCGGAGCTGCCGTTCATCGACTGGCCCCAGATGCACGGGAAGGCCCCTCGCGGGACCTTCTGGAAGACGCAGTACATCCTCGAGTACGCCGCGGGGCGGCCGTTCGCCTGGATGGACGACGACATCACCGCGTACGACCACGAGTACGTGGAGCGGAACCACCTCGCCGCCGCCCTGCTCCTGGGCGTCGACCCCCGGCTCGGGTTGCTCCGGCCGGACTTCGACGCGCTCGCGGAGTGGGCGGCGGCGCTGTGA
- a CDS encoding MFS transporter produces the protein MTTSTLKSAGHTEGVRRPGRWLALSVLVLAVLLVAVDATVLGLATPFLSEDLKPSGTQLLWIGDVYSFVIAGLLVSMGSLGDRIGRKKLLLIGATAFGAVSVLNAYATSPEMMIVARALLGVAGATLMPSTLALIRNLFHDPRERSLAIGIWGAMASAGAAVGPVVGGFLLEHFWWGSVFLINLPVMAVLVLVGIKLIPESKNPAPGPWDLPSVALSLVGMIGIVYAIKELASHGPALDAAAAALIGIAALTWFVRRQLTLPAPLLDMRLFRHRGFSGAVLADLLTILGLSGLVFFLSQFFQLVQGRHPLEAGLAELPAAVGAVTAGLIAGLVARRFSVRSVVAGGLAAVGLALAVLTTIDQHTDYPLLGAALLVVGVGAGFAFTVTADVILSSVPKEQAGSASAVSETAYELGAALGIAVLGSIVTGVYRGFATPAGVPSDTASAAHESLGGAVEASGALAPETATALVSAAQEAFVDGLRIAAGVGAAVLLATAVAAWFLLKGQKLEDGVEH, from the coding sequence GTGACCACCAGCACCCTCAAGTCCGCGGGCCATACCGAGGGCGTGCGCCGCCCCGGCCGGTGGCTCGCCCTCTCCGTTCTCGTCCTGGCCGTCCTCCTCGTGGCGGTCGACGCCACGGTGCTCGGCCTCGCCACCCCCTTCCTCTCCGAGGACCTGAAGCCCTCCGGCACCCAGCTCCTCTGGATCGGTGACGTCTACTCCTTCGTCATCGCCGGACTCCTGGTCTCCATGGGCAGCCTCGGCGACCGCATCGGCCGCAAGAAGCTGCTCCTGATCGGTGCCACCGCCTTCGGCGCCGTCTCCGTGCTGAACGCCTACGCGACCAGCCCCGAGATGATGATCGTGGCCCGCGCCCTGCTCGGCGTCGCCGGTGCGACCCTGATGCCGTCGACCCTGGCGCTCATCCGGAACCTCTTCCACGACCCGCGCGAGCGCAGCCTCGCGATCGGCATCTGGGGCGCCATGGCCTCGGCCGGCGCCGCCGTCGGCCCGGTCGTCGGCGGTTTCCTCCTGGAGCACTTCTGGTGGGGCTCGGTCTTCCTCATCAACCTGCCCGTGATGGCGGTCCTCGTCCTCGTCGGCATCAAGCTGATCCCCGAGTCGAAGAACCCGGCCCCCGGCCCCTGGGACCTGCCGAGCGTCGCGCTCTCCCTCGTCGGCATGATCGGCATCGTCTACGCGATCAAGGAACTGGCCTCGCACGGCCCGGCCCTCGACGCGGCGGCCGCCGCCCTCATCGGCATCGCCGCCCTGACCTGGTTCGTCCGCAGGCAGCTGACCCTGCCCGCGCCGCTCCTGGACATGCGCCTGTTCCGCCACCGCGGCTTCTCGGGCGCCGTGCTCGCCGACCTGCTGACCATCCTCGGCCTCTCCGGCCTGGTGTTCTTCCTGTCGCAGTTCTTCCAGCTGGTCCAGGGCCGCCACCCGCTGGAGGCCGGACTCGCCGAACTCCCGGCGGCGGTCGGCGCCGTGACGGCCGGTCTGATCGCGGGCCTGGTGGCCCGTCGATTCTCCGTACGGTCCGTGGTGGCCGGCGGTCTCGCGGCGGTCGGCCTCGCGCTCGCCGTCCTGACGACCATCGACCAGCACACCGACTACCCGCTGCTCGGCGCCGCCCTGCTCGTCGTCGGCGTGGGCGCCGGTTTCGCCTTCACCGTCACCGCCGACGTGATCCTGTCCAGCGTTCCCAAGGAGCAGGCCGGATCGGCCTCCGCGGTCTCGGAAACGGCATACGAACTGGGCGCCGCGCTCGGCATCGCCGTGCTCGGTTCGATCGTGACCGGTGTCTACCGGGGCTTCGCCACCCCGGCCGGGGTACCCTCCGACACCGCCTCCGCCGCGCACGAGTCGCTGGGCGGCGCGGTCGAGGCCTCCGGCGCTCTCGCCCCGGAGACGGCGACGGCCCTGGTGTCGGCCGCCCAGGAAGCCTTCGTCGACGGCCTGCGGATCGCGGCCGGGGTCGGCGCGGCCGTCCTCCTCGCCACCGCGGTCGCGGCCTGGTTCCTGCTCAAGGGGCAGAAGCTGGAGGACGGCGTCGAGCACTGA
- a CDS encoding L,D-transpeptidase family protein — translation MRTLLVLGAALLSLGAAPFPVPPPTRTAAVPLPARMADTGGGSQLITAVAAGTGSTTGTLTWWDRRGGRWVRAGTAPARFGAKGLAEGRQRRQGTNTTPTGLYRLPYAFGIEPAPAGTSYRYARVTGRSWWCQDNGSRAYNRWVEGLPRDCRAAEAEHLVTYRRQYAYGLVIGFNYDRPVRGRGAGIFLHVNGQGATAGCVSVPAGAMRALLTWADPARRPHIAVGTRGGGPTAITRY, via the coding sequence ATGCGCACTCTCCTCGTGCTCGGCGCCGCTCTGCTCTCCCTGGGCGCGGCACCCTTCCCCGTACCGCCGCCGACGCGGACGGCCGCCGTGCCGCTGCCCGCGCGGATGGCCGACACCGGCGGCGGCTCGCAGCTGATCACCGCCGTGGCCGCCGGAACGGGGTCGACCACGGGCACGCTGACCTGGTGGGACCGGCGCGGCGGGCGGTGGGTGCGGGCGGGGACCGCGCCCGCCCGGTTCGGCGCGAAGGGGCTAGCGGAGGGACGGCAGCGCCGGCAGGGGACGAACACCACGCCCACCGGGCTCTACCGGCTGCCGTACGCCTTCGGGATCGAGCCCGCGCCGGCGGGGACCTCGTACCGGTACGCGCGCGTGACCGGGCGGTCCTGGTGGTGCCAGGACAACGGCTCCCGCGCGTACAACCGCTGGGTCGAGGGGCTGCCACGGGACTGCCGGGCGGCGGAGGCCGAGCACCTCGTCACGTACCGCCGCCAGTACGCGTACGGGCTCGTCATCGGCTTCAACTACGACCGGCCCGTACGCGGGCGGGGCGCCGGGATCTTCCTGCACGTCAACGGGCAAGGGGCCACCGCAGGTTGTGTCTCCGTGCCGGCCGGAGCCATGCGGGCCCTGCTCACCTGGGCCGATCCCGCCCGTCGGCCGCACATCGCCGTCGGCACGCGGGGCGGCGGGCCGACGGCGATCACGCGGTACTGA
- the argB gene encoding acetylglutamate kinase — protein sequence MTEPKNPVESTTRKHTALPKAQILIEALPWLTRHNGKTVVIKFGGNAMIDEDLKAAFAQDVVFLRQAGLKPVVVHGGGPQISAALDRHGIVSEFKAGLRVTTEDAMDVVRMVLAGQVQRELVGLLNQHGPLAVGLTGEDAHTITATRHRPVVGGEQIDIGRVGEITAIDTGAIQALLEDGRIPVISSIARSQDDGHVYNVNADTAAAALAAALGAETLMVLTDVEGLYEDWPHSDEVISRLTASQLEKLLPELSSGMVPKMEGCLHAVRNGVTTARVIDGRVPHSILLEIFTDEGIGTMVVPDGQGE from the coding sequence ATGACCGAGCCGAAGAACCCGGTCGAGAGCACGACCCGGAAGCACACCGCGCTCCCCAAGGCGCAGATCCTCATCGAGGCCCTGCCCTGGCTGACGCGGCACAACGGCAAGACGGTCGTCATCAAGTTCGGCGGCAACGCCATGATCGACGAGGACCTGAAGGCCGCCTTCGCGCAGGACGTCGTCTTCCTGCGCCAGGCCGGCCTCAAGCCGGTCGTGGTGCACGGCGGCGGCCCGCAGATCAGCGCCGCCCTCGACCGGCACGGCATCGTCAGCGAGTTCAAGGCGGGCCTGCGGGTCACCACCGAGGACGCCATGGACGTCGTACGGATGGTCCTCGCCGGCCAGGTCCAGCGCGAGCTCGTCGGGCTGCTCAACCAGCACGGCCCGCTCGCCGTCGGACTCACCGGCGAGGACGCCCACACCATCACCGCCACCCGGCACCGGCCGGTCGTGGGCGGCGAGCAGATCGACATCGGCCGGGTCGGTGAGATCACCGCCATCGACACCGGCGCCATCCAGGCGCTCCTGGAGGACGGCCGGATCCCGGTCATCTCCTCCATCGCCCGCTCCCAGGACGACGGACATGTCTACAACGTCAATGCTGATACGGCGGCTGCGGCACTCGCTGCGGCGCTGGGCGCCGAGACGCTGATGGTCCTGACCGACGTCGAGGGCCTCTACGAGGACTGGCCGCACAGCGACGAGGTCATCAGCAGGCTCACCGCGAGCCAGCTGGAGAAGCTGCTGCCCGAGCTTTCCAGCGGCATGGTCCCCAAGATGGAGGGCTGCCTGCACGCCGTACGGAACGGGGTCACGACGGCCCGCGTGATCGACGGGCGGGTCCCGCACTCCATCCTGCTGGAGATCTTCACCGACGAGGGCATCGGCACGATGGTCGTGCCGGACGGACAGGGGGAATGA